Proteins from one bacterium genomic window:
- a CDS encoding PAS domain-containing sensor histidine kinase: NKVVTEGIFFLESRCAKEGIELVRNLDARLPVIIADPAQLHQALVNLIVNAIQAMPGGGTLTISTHADGNILSLSVEDTGIGMSKEIMKQIFLPFFTTKDVGQGTGLGLAVVHGIVTSHGGFVSVESEAGKGSRFTISLPLSEQRELQGCTEKKENDKDVDN, translated from the coding sequence AAACAAAGTCGTTACGGAAGGCATCTTCTTTCTTGAATCAAGATGCGCCAAGGAAGGCATAGAACTTGTCCGCAATCTTGATGCGCGCCTGCCTGTAATAATTGCCGACCCCGCTCAACTGCACCAGGCGCTTGTAAATCTTATAGTCAACGCAATTCAGGCAATGCCTGGAGGCGGAACGCTTACAATATCAACTCATGCCGATGGGAACATTCTTTCTCTCTCCGTAGAGGACACCGGGATAGGCATGAGCAAGGAGATAATGAAGCAGATATTCCTGCCTTTCTTTACTACTAAAGACGTTGGGCAGGGAACCGGCCTTGGTCTCGCGGTCGTTCACGGAATCGTGACCTCTCACGGAGGTTTCGTAAGTGTTGAAAGCGAAGCCGGAAAGGGATCGAGATTTACAATATCATTACCGTTATCTGAGCAAAGAGAACTACAAGGATGCACTGAAAAAAAGGAGAATGACAAAGATGTCGACAACTGA
- a CDS encoding sigma-54-dependent Fis family transcriptional regulator yields MTKMSTTEDKKILVVDDARDTIEVLQRNLSSKGYLVFTAQSVSEALAILEDTEVDLVVTDLKMPGVSGLDLVRHVRENLKNTEVMMITGYATVEGAVEAVKIGADEYLAKPFTDEELFSAIERSLEKLKIRRAAQTTNVKPQRHGIIGESQGMLKVFDAIQKCAETRATVLITGESGTGKELVARAIHYTSDRASAPFVPVNCGAIPQELLESELFGYLKGAFSGASSTRAGFFQTADGGTILLDEISETSLGMQVKLLRVLQDKEVFMVGSRRPQRVDVRIIAATNKELTELVKKQLFRDDLFYRLNVITIDIPPLRKREDDILLLINHFVTKFAVASEKQVPHFSDDALKVLKNYHWPGNVRELENVVQRLIVMTEGDVIEVSDLPSLMRFSALRDYGLNRTLAEVEAEYIKNVLTSVGGNKTKASEILGIDRKTLREKLKKIEE; encoded by the coding sequence ATGACAAAGATGTCGACAACTGAAGACAAGAAAATACTGGTAGTAGATGACGCCAGAGACACGATAGAAGTTCTGCAGAGAAATCTCTCATCCAAGGGTTATCTGGTCTTCACAGCTCAAAGCGTTTCCGAAGCGCTTGCGATACTCGAAGATACCGAAGTGGACCTCGTAGTAACCGACCTTAAGATGCCTGGTGTAAGCGGTCTTGACCTTGTCAGACACGTGAGGGAAAATCTCAAAAACACTGAAGTAATGATGATTACAGGATATGCCACAGTAGAAGGTGCAGTTGAAGCCGTTAAAATAGGTGCGGATGAATATCTCGCAAAACCTTTCACCGACGAAGAGCTTTTCAGTGCTATAGAGCGATCTCTTGAAAAATTGAAGATCCGGCGTGCCGCGCAAACCACAAATGTCAAGCCCCAAAGGCACGGAATCATAGGAGAATCCCAAGGGATGCTTAAGGTTTTTGACGCAATACAAAAATGCGCAGAAACAAGAGCGACGGTCTTGATAACCGGAGAAAGCGGTACCGGAAAGGAACTCGTAGCCAGAGCGATACACTACACGAGCGACAGGGCTTCTGCTCCTTTCGTGCCCGTTAACTGCGGAGCAATACCGCAGGAGCTTCTGGAATCGGAACTCTTCGGCTACTTGAAAGGCGCTTTCAGCGGGGCATCATCAACAAGGGCGGGTTTCTTTCAGACCGCTGACGGCGGTACTATTCTCTTAGATGAAATATCAGAAACAAGTCTCGGCATGCAGGTCAAGCTTTTAAGGGTGCTGCAGGATAAGGAAGTATTCATGGTGGGCTCGCGGAGACCGCAAAGGGTCGACGTCAGAATAATTGCCGCGACTAACAAGGAACTCACGGAACTGGTTAAGAAACAACTCTTCCGGGATGATTTGTTCTACCGGTTGAACGTTATAACCATCGACATTCCTCCCTTGAGGAAAAGGGAGGATGATATTCTTCTTTTGATAAATCATTTCGTAACTAAATTCGCGGTTGCATCCGAAAAACAAGTTCCGCACTTTTCAGACGATGCCTTGAAGGTGTTGAAAAACTATCACTGGCCAGGGAATGTAAGAGAACTTGAAAACGTCGTCCAGCGGCTGATTGTAATGACCGAAGGCGATGTTATTGAGGTTTCGGACTTGCCGTCGCTCATGCGTTTTTCGGCGTTAAGGGACTATGGCCTGAACCGAACGCTCGCAGAGGTCGAGGCTGAATACATAAAGAATGTTCTTACAAGTGTCGGCGGCAATAAAACAAAAGCCTCAGAAATACTCGGAATAGACCGCAAAACCCTCAGGGAAAAGCTAAAAAAGATAGAAGAGTAG